A region of the Chryseobacterium gotjawalense genome:
CCGGAAAAACGATTTCGTTGTTTACCGGGTTATAGTAAGCGTTCACCGTCTGAGGAGTCATTCCCCATTCGGTACGGTCAACCGGTTTCCCAACTTTCTCCAGTTCTCTGTCATATTGCCAAGACGTTAAATTCTGTAGATTTCCATATAAAGTGCCGCCGGTTTCTTTAGAATTAATGGCCAGTTTAGAATAGTCTTTCCACTTGTCTGGATAAGCTACTTTTACGGTAAATTTATTCAGCTTGTTTAAAGCTTTTTCTTTGGTAACGGGAGACATCCAATCTAAATTCGTGATATGCTCAGCAAAACTCTTTTTCAAATAACCGATCAGTTCTACCATCTGAGCTTTTGCTTCAGCCGGGAAATATTTGTCAACATATAATTTTCCAAATGCTTCACCCAACGAGCTGTTGATCAATTCGAACCCTCTTTTATCCTGAGCTCTCTGAACATCCTGACCTCTTAAATATTTACCGTAAAAATTAAATTTCATATCATCTAAATCTTTCGAAAGATAACTTGCGCTTCCCGAAAGAAGATGAAATTTCATATAATCTTTAATCAAAGGAAGATTTTTCGCATTGATGAACCGGTCTAAATTTTGGTAATATTTTAATTCCCCGATAATGGCCTTATCCGTATTTACACCAACTGCTGTCAAATATTTTGGCAAGTTCACATTTTTCACCAACTTCGACAGTTCCGGCATTGTACGCGGATTGTACTGCAAAGTAGCATCGCGAATCTGCTCATTGGTCAGATAAGTCTGAGCGATACTTTTCTCGAAATTAACAATATTCTTTGCCGTTGCCTCTGAGTTTTTATACCCTAAAACGTTTAACATCGAAGAAACGTAATCTGTATATTTTGCCAACGTTTCTGTGTTTTTGGGATTTACCTTCTGATAATAATCCCTTCCTAGTCCAAGGCTGGCATCTCCTAAATAGATCGCGTTCATTTTCGAATCTTTCAAATCTGAAAACACTGCCCAGGAGTAAAAAGGATTTTCTCCATTTTTAGTCGCTTTGATTAAATAATCCTGTAAATCTGAAAGTGATTTAATTCCATCTATTTTTGCTAAATCGGCTTTGACAGGTGAAATTCCATCGGCATTTCTTTTGGTCAGATCCATATAGGTCCCGTACAAATCCTGGATTTTTTTTCCTTCACTTCCAGGCGCAAATTTGTCATTCAGCAAAGAATGAAGGATTGTCATTGAATTATTATCAGTGTCTTCCGCCAGTTTATTAAACGAACCCCAAGTCGATTTATCTGCCGGAATTACTGCAGTTTTCATCCAACTTCCGTTCACAAAATTATAGAAATCATCCTGTGGACGAACAGATTTATCAAACGTGGTGAAATCTAAACCTCTTTCCGGCGTTTCTTTTACAGTTTCCATCGCCGGCGCAGGTGATTCTGCAGGACTTGCAACTTTAGAGGCACATGAATTCAGGGCGATTACTCCGGCAAAAGCCAGAATACCAATGTTTATATTTTTCATTAGGCATACTTTCTTATTTAGTCTGTTGTTTTTTTTATTTGTTACATCATTCTACAAATAAAAAAGCCATTCTTAACTGAATGACTTTAAGTTATCTATTTAAAGGTGATTTTGCCGCCAATCACATTTTTAAATTTCCGATCATCGGGGTCACCATAAACATCGATGATTCCGCCAGCTCTTGTGGTTGCATTTACCGATTCACCGGCAAATACTTCAGCAATTCCACCGGCATTTGCGGCAACCGTTGCGCTTTGAGATTCTACATTTTCGCCGCTAAATTTACCGCCAGAATTCACTACGATATCCTGATGGTCTGCTTTCCCGGAAACTTTAATTTCTCCACCTGAATTGATTTTCACATTGAGTTTTCCGGTATCAATTCCTAAATTAATTCTTGAACCTTCATTGGAGGTTAAACTCAACATTCTCGATTTCAAAGTTTCGGTGGAACTGATTGAAGATCCCTGACTGGCCTGCAAATCATTGAGCGTTTGATAATATACTTTCACGGAAACCTGATTTCCCTGCAATATCCGGGCGGGAGCCATTCGGATTTTCAGCTCACCATTTTTGTTCACCGTTTCT
Encoded here:
- a CDS encoding M13 family metallopeptidase, which translates into the protein MKNINIGILAFAGVIALNSCASKVASPAESPAPAMETVKETPERGLDFTTFDKSVRPQDDFYNFVNGSWMKTAVIPADKSTWGSFNKLAEDTDNNSMTILHSLLNDKFAPGSEGKKIQDLYGTYMDLTKRNADGISPVKADLAKIDGIKSLSDLQDYLIKATKNGENPFYSWAVFSDLKDSKMNAIYLGDASLGLGRDYYQKVNPKNTETLAKYTDYVSSMLNVLGYKNSEATAKNIVNFEKSIAQTYLTNEQIRDATLQYNPRTMPELSKLVKNVNLPKYLTAVGVNTDKAIIGELKYYQNLDRFINAKNLPLIKDYMKFHLLSGSASYLSKDLDDMKFNFYGKYLRGQDVQRAQDKRGFELINSSLGEAFGKLYVDKYFPAEAKAQMVELIGYLKKSFAEHITNLDWMSPVTKEKALNKLNKFTVKVAYPDKWKDYSKLAINSKETGGTLYGNLQNLTSWQYDRELEKVGKPVDRTEWGMTPQTVNAYYNPVNNEIVFPAAILQPPFFNPNADAAINFGGIGAVIGHEITHGFDDSGAQFDADGNLVDWWTPEDKANFEKATKALAAQYDKYEPVKGTFVNGTFTNGENIADLGGVNISYDALQMYLKDHGNPGLISGYSQEQRFFMSWATVWRTLQKEAALINQIKTNEHSPGLYRAFGPLVNTDAFYKAFNVKEGDQLYKKPEERVIIW
- a CDS encoding head GIN domain-containing protein, coding for MKKIAVGLMMLMMQYSFAQVTRNVGEFSSLKVYDKINVVIIPSNENKVEAESADVETVNKNGELKIRMAPARILQGNQVSVKVYYQTLNDLQASQGSSISSTETLKSRMLSLTSNEGSRINLGIDTGKLNVKINSGGEIKVSGKADHQDIVVNSGGKFSGENVESQSATVAANAGGIAEVFAGESVNATTRAGGIIDVYGDPDDRKFKNVIGGKITFK